Proteins from a single region of Urocitellus parryii isolate mUroPar1 chromosome 4, mUroPar1.hap1, whole genome shotgun sequence:
- the LOC144254434 gene encoding olfactory receptor 56A3-like: MKYPSIITDQFVVKAVIFMVARNVFIPLPIPILSARLYYCGRNVIENCICANMSVSRLSCDDVTLNHLYQFAVGWTLLGSDLILIFLSYILILQAVLKLKAEGAVAKALSTCGSHFILILFFSTILLVFVLTHVAKRNVSPDVPVLLNVLHHVIPAALNPIVYGVRTQEIKQGIQRLLKKGW, translated from the coding sequence ATGAAATACCCATCCATCATCACTGACCAATTTGTAGTCAAGGCTGTCATTTTTATGGTGGCCAGGAATGTCTTTATACCTCTGCCCATCCCCATTCTCTCAGCACGACTCTATTACTGTGGGAGAAATGTCATTGAGAACTGTATCTGTGCCAATATGTCTGTCTCCAGGCTCTCTTGTGATGATGTCACCCTCAATCACCTTTACCAGTTTGCTGTAGGCTGGACTCTGCTGGGATCTGACCTTATCCTCATTTTCCTCTCTTACATCCTCATACTTCAAGCTGTGTTAAAACTCAAGGCTGAGGGTGCTGTAGCCAAAGCCCTCAGCACTTGTGGTTCCCACTTCATCCTCATACTCTTCTTCAGCACCATTCTTCTGGTCTTTGTCCTCACACATGTGGCCAAGAGAAATGTCTCTCCTGATGTGCCAGTTTTGCTCAATGTCCTTCACCATGTCATCCCTGCAGCCCTAAACCCCATAGTTTATGGGGTGAGAACCCAGGAAATCAAGCAAGGAATCCAGAGATTATTGAAGAAAGGGTGGTAA